A portion of the Vanessa atalanta chromosome 14, ilVanAtal1.2, whole genome shotgun sequence genome contains these proteins:
- the LOC125069021 gene encoding YLP motif-containing protein 1-like isoform X1, with translation MAWSMPTTGQWNPNIGMTPDMNMGTYTAEQWALMQQQNWHQWAQWQQQYAQWQSQYGDKYAQQMQAFQAMAGAPPVPPPSAPPPAPPPPDKPPPPPHENDQPLYGNTQKQDTTVPPPVQYHISAQAGYNNTITTTGNNLNWSYAANVKSDTLQSQSVNSEALKKLAEEEKLFDIQFKKWEEEIEKWRKENVNHPDKQAYKEYEQKFEACRVQLLERRQQMKLKRARLMGGTSQVTNTTNTGNISTAIPPPLQNTNITNYPQNVHPNKQNQNNIPAHSHTIQNIPQFQQLSNNNQQGYNRNNNKNVDPQDRYESYQTMNEDYKSSQSGSQNFLPTNQSKGIPGLDLVPDFDRSSSKQDVIDITEENSENKHMQQKQNHRQPDYSTISKGINNILGDEKIMNILSMVTNQISSGNSNVTQNAPGHYRQDEKSHYSQSHNSNYHNNDYGPRQDMPYKQHNLNTYSNNPEQANSNYSEPPYQRFEENYAREDYRQNDTPKEQYYDGHNKNMPPRSVPPPLRSNIALSRPLLPNLPSQQNSNDYSHDGFERRDIHENINKPLIQPAKPKWIDEPLFTPSIIVDYEHKCLRLKARGFIEPVHMFDYNHKSKDGESSSKKDFEKEIDDLFSKKPRRPEVNDDWNNSLKHNDRRPLRDDQRDRAKLPIRDDHDIFNRRSDNPYEERRRDDRDRFLREDYERRDRVPEYDRSRDSGRERDYGRDRDFGRDRDFGRERDLGRERESLREKDQLRERDLGRDRDFGRDRDLGRDRDLGRDRERDRNIGKERDLGRDRDTGRERDSGRYRDLRKDDSRNRSRSRERDSRKREHSKDSIDSSGSKKLRELKETSTATQSGKPQHIVMIDDLLEPPGRDMRPEKIVIILRGPPGSGKSYLAKLIRDKEAEHGGTVRIMSIDDYFMQEGEIEEKDPTTGKIVKKPSLKYEYDQKSEEVYLNSLKRAFKRSLTDGYFTFLIYDSVNEQLKSYADIWNFSRQNGFQVYICTMDIDSQTCFKRNIHGRSLEDIESIVAKFFPTPAHHIHLDATTLLQSASITDVQMEDADDVTMEDAHDTEVESSFTSKWEKVDDAAQLARLDGTSKPLRSSQLSMEDYLQLDEWTPNTAKPGKKTVRWADIEERRQQEKMRAIGFVVGQTDWNRMTDPTMGSSALTQTKYIERVKRY, from the exons atggCGTGGTCAATGCCGACTACAGGTCAATGGAATCCTAACATTGGTATGACGCCAGATATGAATATGGGAACATATACGGCTGAACAATGGGCTCTAATGCAACAACAAAATTGGCATCAGTGGGCACAATGGCAACAACAATATGCTCAATGGCAAAGTCAGTATGGAGATAAG tatgCCCAGCAAATGCAAGCATTTCAAGCTATGGCTGGCGCTCCACCTGTTCCCCCACCTTCTGCACCTCCACCAGCGCCACCTCCGCCAGACAAGCCACCTCCACCGCCACATGAGAATGATCAACCATTATATGGAAACACTCAGAAACAGGATACTACTGTTCCACCTCCAGTACAATATCACATCAGTGCGCAAGCTGGCTACAACAATACTATCACCACAACAGGTAACAATCTAAATTGGTCCTATGCTGCAAATGTCAAATCTGATACACTACAGTCTCAGTCAGTCAACTCAGAAGCTCTCAAAAAGCTTGCAGAGGAGGAGAAATTATTCGATATTCAATTTAAGAAATGGGAAGAGGAAATTGAAAAATGGCGAAAAGAGAATGTTAATCACCCTGACAAACAAGCATATAAAGAATATGAACAAAAGTTTGAAGCTTGCCGTGTGCAACTGTTAGAGCGCCGCCAACAAATGAAGTTAAAAAGGGCTCGCCTTATGGGTGGTACATCCCAAGTGACAAATACTACAAATACAGGTAATATATCAACTGCTATTCCTCCTCCATTGcagaatacaaatataacaaattatccCCAAAATGTGcacccaaataaacaaaatcaaaataatattcctGCACATAGTCACACAATTCAGAATATACCCCAATTCCAGCAgcttagtaataataatcaacaaGGTTACAATAggaacaataacaaaaatgtagATCCACAAGATAGGTACGAATCTTATCAAACTATGAATGAAGATTATAAATCTTCTCAATCCGGAAGTCAAAACTTTTTACCAACTAATCAATCCAAGGGAATACCAGGACTAGACTTAGTACCAGATTTTGATAGATCTTCAAGTAAACAAGATGTAATTGATATAACAGAAgaaaattctgaaaataaacATATGCAGCAAAAGCAAAATCATAGACAGCCTGATTATTCAACAATTTCAAAAGGTATTAACAACATTCTTGGAGATGAGAAAATTATGAATATCCTGTCTATGGTAACAAACCAAATAAGTTCTGGAAACAGTAATGTCACACAAAATGCACCTGGACATTATAGACAAGATGAGAAGAGTCACTACAGTCAGAGTCATAACAGCAATTACCATAATAATGATTATGGTCCTAGACAAGATATGCCATATAAACAACATAACCTTAATACCTATTCAAATAACCCAGAACAAGCCAATTCTAATTATTCTGAACCTCCGTATCAGAGATTTGAGGAAAATTATGCTAGAGAAGATTATAGGCAGAATGATACACCAAAAGAACAATACTATGACGGgcacaataaaaatatgccCCCAAGGAGTGTTCCGCCACCATTAAGATCTAATATAGCTCTATCAAGACCATTGTTGCCTAATTTGCCATCTCAGCAAAATTCAAATGATTATTCTCATGATGGATTTGAGAGAAGGGATATAcatgaaaacattaataaacctTTGATACAACCAGCAAAACCAAAATGGATAGATGAACCACTGTTTACTCCATCTATCATAGTTGACTATGAGCACAAATGTCTAAGATTgaaag CTCGAGGATTTATTGAACCCGTCCATATGTTTGATTACAATCACAAATCAAAAGATGGTGAAAGTAGCAGTAAAAAAGATTTTGAAAAAGAAAttgatgatttattttcaaaaaaacccCGCAGGCCAGAGGTTAATGACGATTGGAATAATTCTCTAAAACATAATGATAGACGACCTCTCAGGGATGACCAAAGGGATAGAGCTAAACTACCAATCAGAGATGATCATGATATCTTCAACAGAAGGTCGGATAATCCTTATGAAGAACGTAGACGTGATGATCGTGATCGCTTTTTACGTGAAGACTATGAACGGAGAGACAGAGTACCAGAATATGATCGATCAAGAGACTCTGGCAGGGAAAGAGATTATGGAAGGGATAGAGATTTCGGAAGAGATAGGGATTTCGGAAGGGAAAGAGATTTAGGTAGAGAAAGGGAGTCGTTAAGGGAGAAAGATCAACTTAGAGAAAGAGACTTGGGTAGAGACAGAGATTTCGGCAGAGATCGAGATTTAGGTAGAGATAGAGATCTTGGTCGAGACAGAGAACGAGATAGGAATATAGGTAAAGAAAGAGATCTTGGGCGAGATAGGGATACAGGCAGAGAAAGAGACTCTGGTAGATACAGGGATTTAAGAAAAGACGACTCTCGAAATCGTAGCCGAAGTCGGGAAAGGGACAGCCGAAAAAGAGAACATAGTAAGGATTCAATTGATAGTTCTGGATCAAAAAAACTTAGAGAATTGAAAGAAACATCTACAGCTACCCAGTCTGGTAAACCACAGCATATAGTAATGATTGATGACTTATTAGAACCACCTGGTCGTGACATGAGACCGGAGAAGATAGTTATTATACTTAGAG gtCCACCTGGTAGTGGAAAATCGTATTTAGCGAAACTTATAAGAGACAAAGAAGCAGAACATGGAGGTACAGTTAGGATCATGTCAATAGATGACTATTTCATGCAGGAAGGtgaaatagaagaaaaagaTCCTACTACCGGAAAAATT GTGAAAAAACCATCTTTAAAATATGAGTATGATCAAAAATCCGAAGAAGTTTATCTTAACTCATTGAAAAGAGCTTTCAAGAGGAGTTTAACAGATGgatactttacatttttaatatatgactcTGTAAACGAACAATTAAAGAGCTATGCCGATATATGGAATTTTTCACGGCAAAATGGTTTCCAG GTTTACATTTGTACGATGGATATTGACTCGCAAACTTGCTTCAAACGGAACATTCATGGCAGGTCTCTCGAGGATATCGAATCGATCGTTGCTAAGTTCTTCCCAACTCCTGCGCATCACATACATTTAGATGCGACCACTTTGCTCCAGAGCGCTTCCATAACCGATGTGCAAATGGAAGACGCAGACGACGTTACCATGGAAGACGCACACGACACTGAG GTCGAAAGTAGCTTTACTTCGAAGTGGGAGAAAGTGGACGACGCCGCGCAACTAG CTCGCCTCGACGGCACCAGCAAGCCGCTTCGATCTTCCCAGCTCTCAATGGAAGACTACCTACAGCTAGACGAATGGACACCTAATACAGCTAAACCTGGAAAAAAAACT GTACGGTGGGCTGACATAGAAGAGAGAAGGCAGCAAGAGAAGATGCGAGCCATCGGATTTGTAGTAGGGCAGACCGACTGGAATCGAATGACGGACCCGACCATGGGTTCCAGTGCGCTCACTCAGACAAAATATATAGAACGAGTTAAACGATATTAG
- the LOC125069021 gene encoding uncharacterized protein LOC125069021 isoform X2 — MAWSMPTTGQWNPNIGMTPDMNMGTYTAEQWALMQQQNWHQWAQWQQQYAQWQSQYGDKYAQQMQAFQAMAGAPPVPPPSAPPPAPPPPDKPPPPPHENDQPLYGNTQKQDTTVPPPVQYHISAQAGYNNTITTTGNNLNWSYAANVKSDTLQSQSVNSEALKKLAEEEKLFDIQFKKWEEEIEKWRKENVNHPDKQAYKEYEQKFEACRVQLLERRQQMKLKRARLMGGTSQVTNTTNTGNISTAIPPPLQNTNITNYPQNVHPNKQNQNNIPAHSHTIQNIPQFQQLSNNNQQGYNRNNNKNVDPQDRYESYQTMNEDYKSSQSGSQNFLPTNQSKGIPGLDLVPDFDRSSSKQDVIDITEENSENKHMQQKQNHRQPDYSTISKGINNILGDEKIMNILSMVTNQISSGNSNVTQNAPGHYRQDEKSHYSQSHNSNYHNNDYGPRQDMPYKQHNLNTYSNNPEQANSNYSEPPYQRFEENYAREDYRQNDTPKEQYYDGHNKNMPPRSVPPPLRSNIALSRPLLPNLPSQQNSNDYSHDGFERRDIHENINKPLIQPAKPKWIDEPLFTPSIIVDYEHKCLRLKARGFIEPVHMFDYNHKSKDGESSSKKDFEKEIDDLFSKKPRRPEVNDDWNNSLKHNDRRPLRDDQRDRAKLPIRDDHDIFNRRSDNPYEERRRDDRDRFLREDYERRDRVPEYDRSRDSGRERDYGRDRDFGRDRDFGRERDLGRERESLREKDQLRERDLGRDRDFGRDRDLGRDRDLGRDRERDRNIGKERDLGRDRDTGRERDSGRYRDLRKDDSRNRSRSRERDSRKREHSKDSIDSSGSKKLRELKETSTATQSGKPQHIVMIDDLLEPPGRDMRPEKIVIILRGPPGSGKSYLAKLIRDKEAEHGGTVRIMSIDDYFMQEGEIEEKDPTTGKIVKKPSLKYEYDQKSEEVYLNSLKRAFKRSLTDGYFTFLIYDSVNEQLKSYADIWNFSRQNGFQVYICTMDIDSQTCFKRNIHGRSLEDIESIVAKFFPTPAHHIHLDATTLLQSASITDVQMEDADDVTMEDAHDTELASTAPASRFDLPSSQWKTTYS; from the exons atggCGTGGTCAATGCCGACTACAGGTCAATGGAATCCTAACATTGGTATGACGCCAGATATGAATATGGGAACATATACGGCTGAACAATGGGCTCTAATGCAACAACAAAATTGGCATCAGTGGGCACAATGGCAACAACAATATGCTCAATGGCAAAGTCAGTATGGAGATAAG tatgCCCAGCAAATGCAAGCATTTCAAGCTATGGCTGGCGCTCCACCTGTTCCCCCACCTTCTGCACCTCCACCAGCGCCACCTCCGCCAGACAAGCCACCTCCACCGCCACATGAGAATGATCAACCATTATATGGAAACACTCAGAAACAGGATACTACTGTTCCACCTCCAGTACAATATCACATCAGTGCGCAAGCTGGCTACAACAATACTATCACCACAACAGGTAACAATCTAAATTGGTCCTATGCTGCAAATGTCAAATCTGATACACTACAGTCTCAGTCAGTCAACTCAGAAGCTCTCAAAAAGCTTGCAGAGGAGGAGAAATTATTCGATATTCAATTTAAGAAATGGGAAGAGGAAATTGAAAAATGGCGAAAAGAGAATGTTAATCACCCTGACAAACAAGCATATAAAGAATATGAACAAAAGTTTGAAGCTTGCCGTGTGCAACTGTTAGAGCGCCGCCAACAAATGAAGTTAAAAAGGGCTCGCCTTATGGGTGGTACATCCCAAGTGACAAATACTACAAATACAGGTAATATATCAACTGCTATTCCTCCTCCATTGcagaatacaaatataacaaattatccCCAAAATGTGcacccaaataaacaaaatcaaaataatattcctGCACATAGTCACACAATTCAGAATATACCCCAATTCCAGCAgcttagtaataataatcaacaaGGTTACAATAggaacaataacaaaaatgtagATCCACAAGATAGGTACGAATCTTATCAAACTATGAATGAAGATTATAAATCTTCTCAATCCGGAAGTCAAAACTTTTTACCAACTAATCAATCCAAGGGAATACCAGGACTAGACTTAGTACCAGATTTTGATAGATCTTCAAGTAAACAAGATGTAATTGATATAACAGAAgaaaattctgaaaataaacATATGCAGCAAAAGCAAAATCATAGACAGCCTGATTATTCAACAATTTCAAAAGGTATTAACAACATTCTTGGAGATGAGAAAATTATGAATATCCTGTCTATGGTAACAAACCAAATAAGTTCTGGAAACAGTAATGTCACACAAAATGCACCTGGACATTATAGACAAGATGAGAAGAGTCACTACAGTCAGAGTCATAACAGCAATTACCATAATAATGATTATGGTCCTAGACAAGATATGCCATATAAACAACATAACCTTAATACCTATTCAAATAACCCAGAACAAGCCAATTCTAATTATTCTGAACCTCCGTATCAGAGATTTGAGGAAAATTATGCTAGAGAAGATTATAGGCAGAATGATACACCAAAAGAACAATACTATGACGGgcacaataaaaatatgccCCCAAGGAGTGTTCCGCCACCATTAAGATCTAATATAGCTCTATCAAGACCATTGTTGCCTAATTTGCCATCTCAGCAAAATTCAAATGATTATTCTCATGATGGATTTGAGAGAAGGGATATAcatgaaaacattaataaacctTTGATACAACCAGCAAAACCAAAATGGATAGATGAACCACTGTTTACTCCATCTATCATAGTTGACTATGAGCACAAATGTCTAAGATTgaaag CTCGAGGATTTATTGAACCCGTCCATATGTTTGATTACAATCACAAATCAAAAGATGGTGAAAGTAGCAGTAAAAAAGATTTTGAAAAAGAAAttgatgatttattttcaaaaaaacccCGCAGGCCAGAGGTTAATGACGATTGGAATAATTCTCTAAAACATAATGATAGACGACCTCTCAGGGATGACCAAAGGGATAGAGCTAAACTACCAATCAGAGATGATCATGATATCTTCAACAGAAGGTCGGATAATCCTTATGAAGAACGTAGACGTGATGATCGTGATCGCTTTTTACGTGAAGACTATGAACGGAGAGACAGAGTACCAGAATATGATCGATCAAGAGACTCTGGCAGGGAAAGAGATTATGGAAGGGATAGAGATTTCGGAAGAGATAGGGATTTCGGAAGGGAAAGAGATTTAGGTAGAGAAAGGGAGTCGTTAAGGGAGAAAGATCAACTTAGAGAAAGAGACTTGGGTAGAGACAGAGATTTCGGCAGAGATCGAGATTTAGGTAGAGATAGAGATCTTGGTCGAGACAGAGAACGAGATAGGAATATAGGTAAAGAAAGAGATCTTGGGCGAGATAGGGATACAGGCAGAGAAAGAGACTCTGGTAGATACAGGGATTTAAGAAAAGACGACTCTCGAAATCGTAGCCGAAGTCGGGAAAGGGACAGCCGAAAAAGAGAACATAGTAAGGATTCAATTGATAGTTCTGGATCAAAAAAACTTAGAGAATTGAAAGAAACATCTACAGCTACCCAGTCTGGTAAACCACAGCATATAGTAATGATTGATGACTTATTAGAACCACCTGGTCGTGACATGAGACCGGAGAAGATAGTTATTATACTTAGAG gtCCACCTGGTAGTGGAAAATCGTATTTAGCGAAACTTATAAGAGACAAAGAAGCAGAACATGGAGGTACAGTTAGGATCATGTCAATAGATGACTATTTCATGCAGGAAGGtgaaatagaagaaaaagaTCCTACTACCGGAAAAATT GTGAAAAAACCATCTTTAAAATATGAGTATGATCAAAAATCCGAAGAAGTTTATCTTAACTCATTGAAAAGAGCTTTCAAGAGGAGTTTAACAGATGgatactttacatttttaatatatgactcTGTAAACGAACAATTAAAGAGCTATGCCGATATATGGAATTTTTCACGGCAAAATGGTTTCCAG GTTTACATTTGTACGATGGATATTGACTCGCAAACTTGCTTCAAACGGAACATTCATGGCAGGTCTCTCGAGGATATCGAATCGATCGTTGCTAAGTTCTTCCCAACTCCTGCGCATCACATACATTTAGATGCGACCACTTTGCTCCAGAGCGCTTCCATAACCGATGTGCAAATGGAAGACGCAGACGACGTTACCATGGAAGACGCACACGACACTGAG CTCGCCTCGACGGCACCAGCAAGCCGCTTCGATCTTCCCAGCTCTCAATGGAAGACTACCTACAGCTAG